In a genomic window of Myxococcota bacterium:
- a CDS encoding NAD(P)/FAD-dependent oxidoreductase: MDLHVAILGGGPAGASLATYLARQGVSATVFDGGERPPLIVGESLVPAVIPFLKRLGIEDEVKEYGLYKPGAIFRFAEDRLLDFRFGEVRGAETLYAYNVPRDRLDASIRGAAERAGARLVPEHAKLERDGDRVRLSAKSLAAGGFRAQPDWIIDASGRARVLARLLDLPTEEGDRRDAALHAHFEGVTLIDENVIHTDRLDHGWSWRIPLPGRVSVGLVMDKHVLREFGDTAEEQFEAVLRHDPLLNDWGATAKRITPVMRYTNYQLQTQQVFGPGWALVGDAFGFVDPVFSSGLLIGLDGAYTLSRALLSKRKDALARYEAHVRKQLTNWHRVVRYFYDGRLFTLFQIGDDLSDRWFSKPMNFHFRKHMPRVITGEATTHPYSMGLLDFMVNNALLDRDPAEFAVR, translated from the coding sequence ATGGACCTTCACGTCGCGATCCTGGGCGGTGGCCCCGCGGGCGCATCTCTCGCCACCTACCTCGCACGCCAGGGCGTCTCCGCGACGGTCTTCGATGGGGGCGAGCGCCCGCCGCTGATCGTCGGCGAATCCCTCGTCCCGGCCGTGATCCCGTTCCTGAAGCGCCTCGGAATCGAGGACGAGGTCAAGGAGTACGGGCTCTACAAGCCCGGCGCCATCTTCCGCTTCGCCGAGGATCGGCTGCTCGACTTCCGGTTCGGCGAGGTGCGCGGCGCCGAGACGCTCTACGCCTACAACGTCCCCCGCGACCGCTTGGACGCGTCGATTCGGGGGGCCGCCGAGCGCGCGGGTGCGCGCCTCGTGCCCGAGCACGCGAAGCTCGAGCGGGACGGAGATCGGGTCCGGCTGAGTGCCAAGAGTTTGGCCGCCGGCGGGTTCCGCGCGCAGCCCGATTGGATCATCGACGCCAGCGGCCGCGCCCGGGTTCTGGCGCGCCTGCTGGACCTGCCGACCGAAGAGGGCGACCGACGCGACGCGGCGCTCCACGCCCATTTCGAAGGAGTCACGCTGATCGACGAGAACGTCATCCACACCGATCGCCTCGATCACGGCTGGAGCTGGCGCATCCCGCTGCCCGGCCGCGTCTCGGTGGGCCTGGTGATGGACAAGCACGTGCTCCGCGAGTTCGGTGACACGGCCGAAGAGCAGTTCGAAGCCGTGCTGCGCCACGACCCGCTGCTCAACGACTGGGGCGCCACGGCGAAGCGCATCACGCCCGTGATGCGTTACACGAACTACCAGCTGCAGACCCAGCAGGTCTTCGGTCCGGGCTGGGCGCTGGTGGGCGACGCGTTCGGCTTCGTCGACCCGGTCTTCTCGAGCGGCCTCCTGATCGGCCTCGACGGCGCCTACACGCTCTCGCGCGCGCTGCTCAGCAAGCGCAAGGACGCACTCGCGCGCTACGAAGCCCACGTGCGCAAACAGCTCACGAACTGGCACCGCGTCGTCCGCTACTTCTACGACGGTCGGCTGTTCACGCTCTTCCAGATCGGCGACGATCTCAGCGACCGCTGGTTCTCGAAGCCGATGAACTTCCACTTCCGCAAGCACATGCCGCGGGTCATCACCGGAGAGGCGACGACCCACCCCTACAGCATGGGCCTGCTCGACTTCATGGTGAACAACGCGCTGCTCGACCGGGACCCCGCCGAGTTCGCGGTGCGGTAG
- a CDS encoding FAD-dependent oxidoreductase yields the protein MSSQSDVAVIGGGPAGIAAALAAATSGARTLLVERDAALGGNASQALVHTICGLYLPNLDHPQPAHPGFPSQFAEALVRARGATAPEPAGRVHYLPIQPPAFAALARRACEAAAPLELALGTTLRGLTWPTSSSDEAELELEGPEGPTTWRARIVVDTTGEAGAAALASADTVMEPIDALQRPSFIFRMRGVDAAGFDGFERLRITTAIGRAARTGEIPEACESLVVRGDGRPGSLYATLTLPQLADRPYAPLDAEYLAVLHRAAQSQAEAVVAFLRRERKGFAHATVADWPARVGIRETRRVVGLEVIEREDILEARAHPDEVALSTWPIELWSDHRRPSYEYPTGPASIPLGALVSRTHPQLGMAGRCLSASHEALGALRVIGTALATGQAIGVAAALAADSGTSLAKIASDRVRDQIEVLGEVDPFS from the coding sequence TTGAGTTCGCAGAGCGACGTCGCGGTGATCGGCGGTGGACCGGCCGGGATCGCGGCCGCTCTCGCCGCCGCGACCAGCGGTGCGCGCACCCTGCTCGTCGAGCGCGACGCGGCCCTCGGCGGCAATGCCAGTCAGGCGTTGGTGCACACGATCTGCGGTCTCTACCTGCCCAACCTCGACCATCCCCAGCCCGCCCACCCCGGCTTCCCGTCCCAGTTCGCCGAGGCGCTGGTCCGCGCGCGCGGGGCCACCGCACCCGAGCCCGCCGGGCGCGTGCACTACCTGCCGATCCAGCCGCCAGCCTTCGCCGCGCTCGCGCGACGCGCCTGCGAAGCGGCCGCGCCCCTCGAACTCGCGCTCGGCACGACGCTGCGCGGGCTGACCTGGCCCACGTCTTCGTCGGACGAGGCCGAACTCGAACTCGAGGGCCCGGAGGGCCCGACGACCTGGCGGGCGCGGATCGTCGTCGACACGACCGGCGAAGCGGGAGCCGCAGCGCTCGCGTCTGCCGACACGGTGATGGAGCCGATCGACGCGCTGCAGCGGCCCTCGTTCATCTTCCGGATGCGCGGCGTGGATGCGGCGGGATTCGATGGCTTCGAGCGGCTGCGCATCACGACCGCGATCGGACGAGCGGCGCGCACCGGCGAGATCCCCGAGGCGTGCGAATCGTTGGTCGTGCGCGGCGACGGCCGCCCGGGCTCTCTCTACGCGACCCTCACCCTGCCCCAGCTGGCTGACCGTCCCTACGCGCCGCTCGACGCCGAGTATCTCGCCGTGTTGCACCGGGCGGCGCAGTCCCAGGCCGAAGCGGTGGTCGCGTTCCTGCGTCGCGAGCGCAAGGGGTTCGCACACGCGACGGTCGCCGACTGGCCCGCGCGCGTAGGGATCCGCGAGACCCGACGTGTGGTCGGGCTCGAGGTGATCGAGCGCGAGGACATCCTCGAGGCCCGTGCGCACCCCGACGAAGTCGCGCTGTCGACCTGGCCGATCGAGCTCTGGAGCGACCATCGTCGTCCTTCCTACGAGTACCCGACCGGCCCGGCGTCGATCCCGCTCGGCGCTCTCGTGAGCCGGACCCATCCCCAGCTCGGGATGGCGGGACGCTGCCTCTCGGCGAGCCACGAGGCCCTGGGCGCCCTGCGTGTGATCGGCACGGCGCTGGCGACCGGGCAGGCGATCGGCGTGGCGGCGGCACTGGCCGCCGACTCGGGGACATCGCTCGCGAAGATTGCGTCCGACCGCGTCCGAGACCAAATTGAGGTCTTGGGCGAGGTCGATCCTTTTTCATGA
- a CDS encoding acyl carrier protein — translation MEGWTPETLTELIHRILRDELLQSSEGFTPTSNLVESGLDSLAVTQLMLAIEEATGVWTDESLLTPENLETAETLAACIHAHASGG, via the coding sequence ATGGAAGGCTGGACCCCGGAAACGCTGACCGAGTTGATCCATCGCATCTTGCGGGACGAGCTCCTCCAGTCGAGCGAAGGCTTCACGCCCACGTCGAACCTGGTCGAATCGGGGCTCGACTCGCTGGCCGTGACCCAGCTGATGCTGGCGATCGAAGAGGCCACCGGCGTGTGGACCGACGAGAGCCTGCTGACGCCCGAGAACCTCGAGACCGCAGAGACGCTGGCCGCCTGCATTCACGCGCATGCCTCCGGCGGTTGA